Within Lagopus muta isolate bLagMut1 chromosome 1, bLagMut1 primary, whole genome shotgun sequence, the genomic segment CCGGTGTTACCGAAGGGAGCAGccaacatcttcatttttagCAGGGAGAAGCCTCGGGGACAGCAGTGGGTGTCCCCTGTCCCCACAGCACGACGTTCCCAGCCCCACGTCGGCAGGGGAcagaggcacagccagcagcacaaggcacagagcagcGATTGTAGTTGGGTGACCTACATTCCCTGGGAACGTGGGGCTCGGGGGGAGCAGGGGAGCACACTGCCAAGCGTGGCGGCGCCCAGGCACCTCGCGGCGTGCGCCAGGTCGCcatcctttcctcctttcagagccaggagcagggagcagcctcATGAGCTCCCAAACCCAGGGAGCCCACAAGAGGATGCGTTTGGCCCTCACACGGCCATAGGGCACATcccaactccccccccccccccaacatcTGACACAGCACACTaggggctgggaagggctggTGACAGCGCTGTCACCACCAGTGTGCCGCCCAGGATCTCAGCCATGGGGTGCTGCCCCCTTTCCTGCCCCGCCATCTGTCACCACGCGTGTCCCCACGGCCATCCTACAGGAGTCACCTCCCTGCCCCCAGCTCTCCGCTATCTCCAAGCAGCAGAAGCCTCCCCTCCATTATCAGGAGGGGGCCCAGCGTCCTCCCCCCAGAACACACATGGTTTTTGGCCACGCACGGAAGCAGCACAGCGCAAACCACGTCCCCATCCCTTGGCTCTCCCCTAGCGCTGCTCCTAGCACCGGACACAGCAGCAACACGGGGgtcccctctgtccccacaGTGCTCACCCACATAAGAAGGCCCCCCCGGCCCCACTCAGTGCCACAGCCGTGCACCCGTGGGATCTCTGCCAGCCGCCCCCACCCCCCCGCAGCTCCCCCCCCACGGCGACCTTTGCCTCCGCCGTCCCCGGTGCCACCCTGACAACCCCACCCCGAGGGCTGGACATAACCCAAAAACACCACGTGGGGATGGGGGTCCCCAAGGGCCGTGGCCCCTGTGCCCACACCCCCAGGCAGGGCAGCGTGGAAGGCAGAACCTAGAGGGGCTCTGGTTGTATCCGGTGGCACTGGGGCTcggtgacagcagcaggatggtGACATCcctgcagtgacagcactgtGCCTCCATTTCCCTGCGTCCTGAGCTACGGCACTCccaccccctcctcctcctcctcctcctccattgGCGGCACCAACCCGGACCCAAAGCCGCGGGAaggagcaaaaggaaaggaCCCAATGCTTCCCCCCCACGTTTCCACTCTCAGGCACAACAGGAGGGGACTCAAAACgctccagcactgccatccCTGTGTTGTTGTTCCTGttccccccccgcccccccccgccTCCATGCCCGCTCCGTCACAACACGGCGTTACGCAAGGCAGCACCTTCCTCAGGGCACAGCattgtgggggggggggggaagaccgacccccaacccccccccccccccgccagGGAGCACCTGGTGttgctccccagccccacacacagccccccCCCTCCGTGGGGCAGCGGGGTTCACATCCAGCAGGGTGagaaggtggggggggggggcacagagcACCCGGATGTTGGCGAGCGCAACTCGGCACAGCACCCAGAATGGGGGGCTGCAAGCCACGGGGGGGGCAGCGAGCCAAGGGCTgcccccctctcctcccctctctcccccccccccccccccctccaccgctgcctcctcctccttttccgtcccctctctttttcctcctcctccccgctGCAAAACAAACACGGAAGGCACACAAAAGTCTTTGTTGGGCTCTTACCGGAGCGCCGCCGCCGTGCCCTGTgccgccgccccccccctcGGCGTCAATCCTCCATCCGAACagctttcccccccccccccctcctttcccctGGGGGGGCACCGAAGAATCTGCACAAAGAAAAGTTGTCGGGTCCGCGCTGGGGCCGCTCCAGGAGATGGTTTCCCTTCCTGGCCCAACGCCGCCCCACGTCACGGCCGCTGCGCGCGTTAAAGGCGCACGGCACCAAAAGGCGGCGCGGGGACGGGTTCAACACGCGGAACCAAACGCAGCCCCGCAGCGCGGCGTTCTGAACGCACATCCCAAAGCCAGACCCCTGAACGCAGGTCCCCAAACCTTCGGACCCAGAACCCAGGTTCCACTTCCCTCATCCCCAGATCTCAAACCCAGTCCCGGAGGCCGGGCCCAGATCCAGGCCCCACAACCCAAATCCTGACTCGATGCCCCCCCCCCAGGCCCTGATCCCATATCCCAGGCCCAGATCCCCGGCCCCAGATCCTGAGCCAAAGTCCCAGGCCCGTGCTACAGATCCAGACCCCAGCCCTCGACCCCACGCCCCAGCCCCAGATCCTGACCCAAGGATCCAGGCCCTGACCTCAGACTCTGATCCCACACCCCAGGCCCAAGGCCCCTGGCCCAGATCCAGGCCTCAGACCCCAACCTCGGATCCTACACCCCCACGCCCCACATCCAGACCTAGGGCCCACACCACATACTGACCTCAGACCCCAGATccagaccccaaatcccacaccCAGACTCCAAGCCCCAACCCCAAATCTCACACCCCAAACCCGgacccccaaatcccacatCCAGACCCCAATCCCCACACCAAGGCACCCAATCCCAAATCCCACACCCCACACTCAgaccccaaaccccaaccccaaatcccacaccCAGACCTCACACCCCGGCCCCAAACcccgaccccaaatcccacaccCAGTCTCCCAACCCCCAATCCCACACCCCACACCCAGGCCCCAAACCCCGACCCCCAATCCCACACCCGGGCCCCAAAGcccgaccccaaatcccacaccCGGGCCCCATACCCAGACCCCTACCTCAAGCCCCGCCCCCTCCGCTTTGGCCCCGCCCCTTTCGCTTAAGCCCTGCCCTCCGCCGCCGGGATTCAAACCCCCCTTGCCGCTCTCCGCCATTGGCTGGCTCCGCGGTGACGTAGCATCGCGTGATTGGGTGCCGCGCCGCCCGAGTGCCGGCGGGCTCCGAAATTTCGGGCGCCGAATCCAAAGTCTCGCGAGAGGCGCGGGGAACGCTGGGAGCGGCGGAGTGttgtgggggggagggggagaggggtgTTGCCAGGGCAACGGCGGCGTGTGGGGCCGGGCTGCGGGATTCTGGGGGGGGAAATATTAGGGTatgtgtggggttatgggggcgcgtgtggggctggaggctgTGTTAGGGCCAAGGGACACGTGTGGGGACAAACTGGGGACATCGGGACCCGTATCCAACGGGGTGAGGGGATttgtggggctgtgtgggggGGGAACATTGGGGTCTGTGTGGAGGAGCGAGTGGCCGTGGGTCATGGAGGCAGCTGTGGGGCGTGGGGGGCGGCCGTGGGGCTGCCATAGGGTGTGGGGATGTGTGGGACTGCAGGGTGCCTTGGGGAAGGGGGAAGTAGGGATTGCTATagggctgcagtggggccaGGCCCTATAGGTGCCAACGGGGGGGGGCAGTCAGACCCTACAACCCATTGCCAGGCCGGCCCCTGCCCCACAGCGATGCCAACCCGCCTGCAGCCCCCTGAGCTCGTCCCCCCCCTCGACTTCTCCTTCTTCCCACTGCAATCCCTGCAGGGTGAGTATAGggtgcccccccccctccaaccCTTCATTCACCCCACATAGGGTGGGTTTGGGCTctcacagccctgccccacagaCCTGAGCCCCGAGGGCAGCCCTTCTCCCACCCTGGCCCTCCGCCTGCCCTACACCAGGCTAAGCAGCCTGGAGGGGCTGCaccccatcctgcagcagctcctggccgACCCCACACAGCTCCGTTGGCTCGACCTGTCCTTCAACTGCCTGACCACCATTGACCCGGTGAGAGGGACAGGGAGGAAGAGGGTGAAGCTCACAGCCCCGCAGTGGCGGCTGTAAGGCCAGATCCTCATTTTCCCCCCCCTACATCCACCCCTAAACCAGGTGCTGAGCACGCTGGGGGGGCTGCAGAGCCTCTACCTGCATGGCAACACCATCAGCTGCCTGAGGGAGGTGGACAAACTGGGGGCTCTGAGCCAGCTGCGCCGCCTGACGTTATATGGGAACCCtatggaggaggaggggggctaCAGGTAagggggagggggctgcagaTGGAACCCCCTCCCACCACCATCTCGTCCCTGGGCTGCTTTGCCCCACTgagctccccccccccccccccacaggcGCTACGTGTTGAccctgctgccccagctcagCACCCTGGATTTCAGTGCTGTGACCCCACAGGAGCGCAGGGAGGTGGCCGTGTGGGGAGGCACCCAGAGGCGGCCCCGACCCCACCGAGCTTCAGAATGAAAGGTGGGAGCAaaagggatggggggggggggggcacccaACTGCAGgggcaccccatggcacccagggggcaccccatggcacccagcCACAGGGTTCTGCCAGTTGGAGCACAGCCTTTGCATCACCACTGTGCCACCCAGGTTGGGCTGCTGGGGACAAGGCAGGAGGATGAGGAAGGGGGGAAAATGCGCTCAGCTCCATGCTATCACAGCCGCTTCTGGGCTGGAGTTAACCCCAAAATTGAGGGCACGGCTTCCACAGCGTCTGCCCCACACCCTGGAGCGCAGCCACATCTCTGTTACCTGTCAGTAGAGCCTGGGGTTGTGCTGAGACAGAGGTGAGGGGTCAGAGGGGGGGTTGTTTTTTGGCAGCACCCCCCAGTCTTTgggcaggaggaagagcagcaggcGCAGGGGGTGCCAGAAACCAAGTGGGAGCACTGAGATGtttgggagggagggaggggagagtAAATCCCATACAAAACTCCAccccctaaaaaaaaagaagccaacaGAGCAGGTAATGAATGAACCCACAGCCACGCGTCCCACTGCTGCCTGGTGCCCAGCGACCCAGTGGAACGGAGAGGAGGCAGGGGCGGGCTGGATGCGTTTATCTGTGgtggcagaagaagaagaattCAACCAAAACCgaaaagaaaatcactgtaAACCAGGAGAGGGCGGAATAAACCACTGGAAGGTTTCCTCCGGGAGCatccagctcctgcctgccctccccagggtgggggggggaacAACACCAGACCCCCAGCAATGAGGAtgcagccccccccccctccccgctgcCCCCCATGCAACACAGTGGGGGAAAAACCCCACAGGAGGCAGcgctggggggtgggggaaggagggaggggagtTGTGAGACGGCCATCATTTTGTGGGTGATAGGAAACGGGGCGTATGTACAAGTTCTGTGCCGTGGGGATGGGAGAGGGGGGAAATAAAGACCCCAAAAAAAGAGGAGGCAAACAAAACGAAGCCAACGAAACGAAACCCCGATGCGGCGGGGCTCAGGGGATGCCAAACTGTACAACCAGTTCTTCTTTCGCGTCCACGCGGATCTGTGAGAGAGCGCTGAAGGCGTAGGCAGCTATCCGGGATAcctggagggggggggaaagcaGAGAGAGGAGGGGGGTCAGCAGCCTCGGGTGGCTGAGATGGGGGAGGGCTGCTCTCCTCCTCACCTGCTGCAGGTCTGCAAAAGGCACCGGCTCGCTGGCCAGCACCTGGTGTGGTTGGTTGGTGAGGGAAGGCAGCAGCGGGAGCTTCTTCCAGTGCGTCAGGCTGTTGCTCAGCATGGCCAGGCGGGTGCTGGGGGTGAAAGAAGGCAGAGCGTTGTCACGAGTCCCAGCGGCTCAGCACAGAAGCACCCAGCCCTCACAAAACGCTCTGCAGACCCACCTGTACTGCCGGGCTCTGTCCATGTACTCGTGCTGCTCCATCCCCTGCGAATCCGCCGCCGACACGTCGATGATGTTGCTGTGGAGACAACAAGGGCCATGCTGCCTATGGGGGGACGTTTCTTCCCCCAACGATCAGCacaaggagcagcacagccccagcccgTGGCAACGTCTGACGCTGCGCCGGGTGGCTGAGGATCACGGAGGCGTTTTCCAACCATGATTCTGTGTCAGACCTCGGCCTTGcggggttggaaaagacccccgAAATCTCAGCCAGCCCAACTCACCCTCACTGAACCCTAAGGCCgcatcccagcagctcctgaacGCCCCCCAAGGGATGGCGGCTCTGTGCCACGAAGAAACCCGGCCCCATCACCACCTCCAGCCCGGCCCCATCACCTCCTCCAGCCCGGCCCCATCACCTCCTCCAGCCCGGCCCCATCACCTCCTCCAGCCCGGCCCCATCACCTCCTCCAGCCCGGCCCCATCATCACCTCCTCCAGCCCGGCCCCCATCTCCAGCCCAAAGTTGTTTCCTCGCATCCCCCCCCCACTCATACCTCACTTCCATCCTCCTTCCAGGGGACGCCCTGAGAGCAACTCAGCCCTCTTTCCAACAGCCCCGCTTCCATTCCCCCTGTCTGGTTTCCCCCATCCTTCACTGCTCCTTTGTACATCCCAGCACCTCTTGCAGAGACCAGGCAGCTCGAGGGCTTACATGGCCGTTTTGGCGAGGATGGAGGACAGCATGGCCTGCTCGTCGGTGCGGGCTGAGGGCAGGCTGTGACAGCTCTGCTCCGCTCCATTCAGTGCCTTGTTGGGAGGGCTGGCCGCCGGCTCCAGCAGCCGCTTTGTCTCTTCTTCCTAAGAGAAACAGTGGGAGAATTGTGAGGGGGAGGACAGAAGGAACCGGCTCTGCTTCCCCGCTTCCTTCCCAGATCCCCCAGGAGGGGGGGCAGTAAACGCAGCAGCCCTCTGCCCACCCCTGCTTACCCTTACAGCCCCCCTGGGGACGTTCCTCGGGGTCCTCAGACCCTTCCCCACCTCCACagccccccccctccttccacCCAACAGCTTGATGTCAATTCTCACCTTGTGGCACCCAAACCTGTGTGCGATGCTCCAGGTTCCCGCAGGCCCCGTTGTCCCCATAttcaccccacagccccccagaccccatagTTCCACATTGACCCCTACAGAcccccccacagaccccatagttTCACACTGACCCCTGCAGAcccccccacagaccccatagttCCACACTGACCACTGCAGGcacccccacagaccccatagttCCACACTGACCCCTGCAGAcccccccacagaccccatagctCCACACTGACCCCTGCAGAcccccccacagaccccatagttCCACACTGACCCCTACAGAcccccccacagaccccatagccCCACACTGACCCCTGCAGAcccccccacagaccccatagttCCACACTGACCCCTGCAGACCCCCCCATAGTTCCACACTGACGCCTACAGACCCCCCCATAGTTCCACACTGACGCCTACAGAcccccccacagaccccatagtcCCACACTGACGCCTACAGAcccccccacagaccccatagtcCCACACTGACCCCTACAGaccccccacagaccccatagttCCACATAGGTCCCCCCAAAACACCCACAcagccccccctcccccaccatAGGCCTCCACAGACCCCCACAGGCCCTACAAGACCCACGCAGGCCCCCCTACACCTCATATAGGCCTCCAAGGACCTCACAGCCCCACACAAGCCCCCCTATACCCCCATGTAGGCCCCCACAGATCCATAAGGACTCCACAGATCCACACAGGCCTCCCCACAGACCCTACAGTTCCACATGGGCCTCCCCATATGCCCCCACACGCTCCCATAGTCCCACCCAGGCCAACCTACaccccccacagaccccatagtcccacacacacacccctaCACCCCCCATGGGCCCCCATAGTCCCCACTACATCGCCTTACAGACCCCATAGCCCCACACAGGTTCACCCACATgcccccacagaccccatagccCCACACAAGCCCCCCTATATCCCCATATAGgtccccccagaccccatagTAACACATAGGTTTCCACATAGGCCCCCACAGACCCACACAGTCCCATACAGACCCCCTGCAGGCCCCCATAGTCCCATGAAGCCCCCCTATAGGTCTTCCTACACCCCCACATAAGCCCCCACAGACCCAGCAGTCCCACACAGGCCCCCCCAAAAGCTTCCATAGCCCCACAGTCCCACGCAAGCCCCCCTACACCCCCATGAAGGCCCCCACAGACCCTACAGTCCCAAGAAGCCCCCCCCATAGGCCCCCTACAAACACCTATACACTCCCACAGACCCTACAGTCCCATACAAGCCCCCCCATATGTCCCCACAGACTCTGCAGTCCCAAACAGCCCCCCCCTTatgcccccacagccccacacaaGTCCCCCTATGTCCCCCTAcacccccacagaccccacagtCCCCTCCCATAGGCCCCAACAGACCCAGCAAGCCCCCACAGACCCACATAGGCCTACGCAGTCTCACACAGCCCCTCCCATAGGCCCCCTACACAAGCCCCCACAGAGCCAGCAGTCCTACACAGGCCCCCAAATTGGCTTCCACAGGCCCCACAGTCCCACACAAGCCCCCCTACACCACCACACAGACCCCCCCACAGGCCCCAACAgacccccacagaccccacagtCCCACACAGGCACCCCATAACCCTATACAGATCCCATAATGCCCCACAGGTgccccccacagaccccatagggCCTCAACTGACCCACATAAGCCCCCACTCAGGCCCCCCCCAGAGGGCCTCACAAACCCCACCTGGTCAGAGGCCTCAGCCTCGGAGCTGTAGCAGCAGCCCATGACGCGCCGCCGCCGCTACGGGGTCCGGCAGGGGCCGCACCGCCCCTGTCACGTGAAGGAGGAGCGACGACCACACCCCTCTCACCGCCACTTCCTCTTCCGGTCTCCTCCCCTCGTCACGTGACGGGGGCGAGCCAATAGGAACAGAACACcgccctcctcctcttcctctccgCCGAGCCGTCACGTGAGGGAGAACCAATCAGCGAGCAGCTCGCGGCTCCGCCTTCCGGTTGGCTTGCGCGAACAGGGCGCATGCGTGCGAGTGCCCAGCGCTCCCTATCCAAGTGCTGAGTGCCGTCCCCGGCTGTGGGTTCACGGAGCGCCTCTTGGGGACCGCGACCCGCGTTGGGAAGGGACGCGGGGCTGGCTGGTTCTAGAGAAAACCGCGGGGAAGGCAGGATGACTGCGTGGGAAGGGATGCACACGTGGAGGGAGGGGTTGGCACAGCCAGAAGGGGGCTGAGCGGGTCCAGGAGGGAATAAAAGCACGTGGAACGCGTTGTTCGTTGAGCTGCCAGCGCTTCGTACCAGAATCCCCTCCCGTTCCATCTCTATTCCAcgcccatcccatccccacccttATCTCTGCCTCACCTCCacctgcatcccatcccaccccagtCCTTATCTctaccccatccccatctctaCACCATCCCATCCAAATctcctctccatccccatctgttccccatcccatccatctctACCCTGCCTCTACTCCATCTCCACCCCACCCAAATCCCTGCTCCATCCCTATTCCACCTCATCTCTACCCCATCTCTattccatctccatcccatccccatccttaACTCTACACCATCCCCATCTCTACACCATCTCTATTCCATCCCAATCCTTCTCTCTACTCCATCCCCAGCTctaccccatcccatccctatcCTTATCTCtactccatccccatccctacTCCATCTCCATCCAATCCAAATCCCTGCTCCATCCCTATTCTGCCCCATCTCTATTCCATTCCATCCCCATTCTTATCATTCTTATCTCTACCCCATTCCCATTTCTACACCATCTCTATTCCATGCCAGTCCTTATCTCCACTCCATCCTTATCTCTATCCCACCCCCATCTCTACCCCACCTCTACTCCATCCCATCCGAATTCCTGCTCCatccccatctcaccccattCCCACCCTTATCTCTACCCCATTTCtactccatccccatcccatctgaATCCCTCCCCcatccacagaatcacagaatggccagggttggaaggcacctcgAGGGTCATgaatccccatcctcatccctaCCTCATCTCtactccatccccatcccatcctcatccttATCTCTACCCCATCTCCACCTCATCTCTACTCCATCCCTACCCCATCTCAATCCTTAACTCTActccattcccatcccatcccatctcaatCCTTATCTCtactccatccccatcccatcccgtcCCCATCCTTATCTCtactccatccccatcccatcccatccccatccttaTCTCtactccatccccatcccatctccatccttATCTCtactccatccccatcccatcccgtcTCCATCCTTATCTCtactccatccccatcccatccaactCCCCGCCCCACCCCCACCCCGTAACACATCCCCACTCAGCCCAGTAACCGGAGCCGGCTCAGGCTGTGCCTGAGGTGCCACCATCAATAattgagcacagagcagagcccagctgggGACCTGAGGACACACTGAACACAACCAGAGGTGGGAACCACACCAGCAGCCCGAGAACCTCCTACGACTCCCAAAGTTTGGGGTGAGAGGGGGCAGGGCGCGCGGCGCAGGATTTGGTGTCGGGGTTGTCGGGCGCAGgagccagcagggctggccATGGTGTCTCCAGCCATCGCTCTggccttcctccccttcctcatcACCCTGCTGATCCGTTACCGGCACTACCTGGTGCTGCTGTACCGCGCCGTGCTGCTGCCTTGGCTGCAGGACCGCCTCACCGGGGTGCCCCGCGAGCAGCGTGCCTTCCAGTACGTGCTGACCCACGCCATCCCCGGGGACCCCCGGCACATCCTGCACACCTTCGATCAGTGGAGCTACCACTGCGAGCACCTCGGCTGCGTGGGACCCCTCAAAGGTGAGCGTGGCCGCGTGGggctcccagcagggctggtggTGTGGCTGTGGCAACGTTGGCGTGGCTACGGCACTACCAGCCTGGTGATGGCATCGGTAGCAGGGCTACTTCATCAGTGGCACGGCTATGGAACGGCCACAGCACCATGGGTACAGCTGGGCCAACACTAGCACAGCCACGGCACTCTTGGCATGGCCAGGGCACTTTTGGCAGAGCCACAGCAATGTTGGTAtggctgcagcatctctggCACAGCCATGGAACCCTGGCTATGGCCAAGGCACTTTTGGCAGACCTGTGGCACCACTGGTGTGGCCAGGGCACTTttggcacagccacagcaccaTTGGTGCGGCTGGGGTGCTTTTGGCACAGCCATGGCACCCTTGGTATGGCCAGCACGCTTTTGGCAGAGCTATAGTAATGTTGGTAtggctgcagcatctctggCACAGCCATGGCACCCTCGGCATGCACGTGGCACTCCTGGCAAGACGATGGCCCCATTGGCACAGCCACAACACTGATGGCACAGCCAGGGCATTCCTTGCCCTGCAGCAACACCGCTGCCAAAGCCACGGCACTCCTGGTATGGCCAGGGCACTTTTGGCACAGCTGTGGCACCACTGGTGTGGTCAAGGCATTTTTGGCACCCTTGCTATGGCCAAGGCACTTTTGGCACAGCTGTGGCCCCACTGATATGGCGATAAGTGTCCTACTTTTGTCAGAGCCATGGTTCCACATAGGTATGGCTGTAGCATATCTGGCAGAACCATTGGCACCCTTGATATGGCCAAGGCACTTTTGGCAGAGCCACGACACCATGGGTATGGCTGCAGCATCTTTGGCACAGTCATGGCACCACTGATATGGCCAAGGCActtttggcagagctgtggcacCATGGGTATGGCTGCAGCATCTTTGGCACAGCCATGGCACAGTTGGTATGGCCAAGACACTTTTGGCAGAGCCATGGTTCCACATAGGTATGGCTGTAGCATCTCTGGCAGAGCCATGGCACCATTGATATGGCAAAGGCACTTTTGGCAGAGCCATGGTTCCACATGGGTATGGCTGTAGCATCTCTGGCAGAGCCATGGCTCCATTGATATGGCCAAGGCACTTTTGGCAGAGCCATGGTTCCACATGGGTATGGCTGCAGCATCTTTGGCACAGCCATGGCACCACTGATATGGCCAAGACACTTTTGGCAGTCACGGCACCATGGGTAtggctgcagcatctctggCACAACCACGGCACCCTTGGCCTGCACACGGCAAGCCAAAGGCCCCGTTGGCACAGCCACAAGACTGACggcacagccacagcagggTGGCACAAGGGCTGTAGGGacccccccagcccagcagagcaTTGAGGAAGCTCCACCTCGGCAGGGAAGATCGTGGAGAAGCTGCTGTGTGAGCGGGCACCGCACACCGTGCTGGAGTTGGGCACCTACTGCGGTTACGGCACCGTGCTGATGGCAGCGGCGCTGCCGCCGGGCGCCCGGCTCTACACGGTGGAACCAAACCCCCACCACGCATCCGTGGCCGAGAAGGTGATCCGCCTGGCAGGCTTCGATGAGCAGACGGTGAGCGGCCGGCCAGCGGCGGGGTGCCAAGGCAGGGCAGGGGAGCTGAGGGTGCTTCTACACAGGTAGAGCTGATCGTGGGCCGTTCCGAGGAGGTGATCCCgaggctgagggagcagcaCGGCCTGCAGTGCATCGATTTCGTCTTCATGGATCATCGGAAGCGATGCTACCTGAGGGATCTGCAGCTGTTGGAGGAGCACGGGTTGCTGGCCGATAGGGCAACGGTGCTGGCTGATAACGTGGTCTTTCCAGGAGCCCCACACTTCCTGCAGTACGCCAAGACGTGCGGGAAGTATCGCTGCAGGGTGCACCGGGCCAGCCTGGAGTACTGCCGTGCCATCCCCGATGGCGTTGCTGAGCTCTGCTACACCGGGGCCCgctgagctggagctgcctgctggaaaTCACAGCctcctgtttgctgtgctgacGCTCAGCCATAAACGTTGACCCCAAAAGAaaagtgctgtgctttgtggcGTTGGGAGGGGatttagagagagagtggtgaggtgctggaacagctgcccagagaggctgtgatgccccgtccatccctggaggtgttcaaggccaggttggatggggccctgggcagcctgggctgctgtgaaatggggaggttggcggccctgcctgcagcaggagcttcgtgatccttgaggtcccttccaaccctggccattctgtgtggGTTGCAGTCAGAGCTCAATGGGAAGAGCAGAGCTCAAAGCCTTGTGAGGCACAACCACGACCCCGTGCCACCCGAAGCCATTCAGATTTGGAGGCTGATCTCCTAAAAAAACAGGTGTTTATTAGAAAAGATGCTCCGTTCCTCTCGTGTCCCCGCACCGCTCCCAGGTGTGCTGTGCGCCCACTGGCACAGCCCAGCGTTCCTGGTTCCTGCTGGGCAGCTTCGTGCCGTGCCCACCGTGAGGTGTGGTGGCCACCAGAACAACCCCCCCTCAGCTCCAGgacagcccagagcagagggctgggggCTCAATCCCCATCTCACGCTAAATCTGGCTCCGGTTCTGCCGGGATCAGATCATCCACTggtcctggtcctgctctgcCCCTTCCATATCCACCTGGAAAGGAAAACGTTGGAGATTTCTGCCCCGCAGGAACCCCACTTGGCTCAGCTGTGATGTCTACAAAGGGGCTgggtgggttttggggtcccttccccccccccccctcaaacTGTGGTTCTGGGATTAGATGTGAGGCAGGGGTGTAGG encodes:
- the LRRC51 gene encoding leucine-rich repeat-containing protein 51 isoform X1; this translates as MVSLPGPTPPHVTAAARVKGARHQKAARGRVQHAEPNAAPQRGVLNAHPKARPLNAGPQTFGPRTQAGPCPTAMPTRLQPPELVPPLDFSFFPLQSLQDLSPEGSPSPTLALRLPYTRLSSLEGLHPILQQLLADPTQLRWLDLSFNCLTTIDPVLSTLGGLQSLYLHGNTISCLREVDKLGALSQLRRLTLYGNPMEEEGGYRRYVLTLLPQLSTLDFSAVTPQERREVAVWGGTQRRPRPHRASE
- the LRRC51 gene encoding leucine-rich repeat-containing protein 51 isoform X3, with translation MVSLPGPTPPHVTAAARVKGARHQKAARGRVQHAEPNAAPQRGVLNAHPKARPLNAGPQTFGPRTQAGPCPTAMPTRLQPPELVPPLDFSFFPLQSLQDLSPEGSPSPTLALRLPYTRLSSLEGLHPILQQLLADPTQLRWLDLSFNCLTTIDPVRGTGRKRVKLTAPQWRL
- the LRRC51 gene encoding leucine-rich repeat-containing protein 51 isoform X2; this translates as MPTRLQPPELVPPLDFSFFPLQSLQDLSPEGSPSPTLALRLPYTRLSSLEGLHPILQQLLADPTQLRWLDLSFNCLTTIDPVLSTLGGLQSLYLHGNTISCLREVDKLGALSQLRRLTLYGNPMEEEGGYRRYVLTLLPQLSTLDFSAVTPQERREVAVWGGTQRRPRPHRASE
- the LAMTOR1 gene encoding ragulator complex protein LAMTOR1 — protein: MGCCYSSEAEASDQEEETKRLLEPAASPPNKALNGAEQSCHSLPSARTDEQAMLSSILAKTAINIIDVSAADSQGMEQHEYMDRARQYSTRLAMLSNSLTHWKKLPLLPSLTNQPHQVLASEPVPFADLQQVSRIAAYAFSALSQIRVDAKEELVVQFGIP
- the LOC125696303 gene encoding transmembrane O-methyltransferase homolog — translated: MVSPAIALAFLPFLITLLIRYRHYLVLLYRAVLLPWLQDRLTGVPREQRAFQYVLTHAIPGDPRHILHTFDQWSYHCEHLGCVGPLKGKIVEKLLCERAPHTVLELGTYCGYGTVLMAAALPPGARLYTVEPNPHHASVAEKVIRLAGFDEQTVELIVGRSEEVIPRLREQHGLQCIDFVFMDHRKRCYLRDLQLLEEHGLLADRATVLADNVVFPGAPHFLQYAKTCGKYRCRVHRASLEYCRAIPDGVAELCYTGAR